Proteins from a genomic interval of Sporolactobacillus sp. Y61:
- the parC gene encoding DNA topoisomerase IV subunit A: protein MPEREKLLDLPLEEIIGDRFGIYSKYIIQERALPDVRDGLKPVQRRILYAMFREGNTSDKPFRKSAKTVGNVIGNYHPHGDSSVYEAMVRMSQDWKVRMPLIEMHGNNGSVDGDPPAAMRYTEARLSKISAELTRDLDAKTVDFVPNFDDSLEEPIVFPAKFPNLLVNGSTGISAGYATEIPPHALDEIIDATIMLMEKPSSTVEDLMTVVKGPDFPSGGIVQGIDGIKKAYRTGKGKIMIRARTRIETLRTGRKQIIITELPYEVNKALLIKRMDELRLDHKVEGVAEVRDETDRTGMRMVIELKKEADAQGVLNYYYKNTDLQISYNFNMVAIDHKTPRLLGLKEILEAYIEHQKEVITRRSQYELQKSRNRQHIVQGLIKAVSILDEVIRVIRASKDKKNAKENLIESFGFTEPQSEAIVNLQLYRLTNTDVLTLRKEEEELMRTIKRLEGILSSEKKLIGVIRRELTEIRKKYSDHRRTTIEDKIEEIKIDLEVMVASEDVMVSLTKHGYIKRSSLRSYNASSGDDVAMKETDHVLFQQRMNTTDTLLVFTDKGRYLYLPVHEIQDKRWKDLGQHVASLVPIDPDEELIGAVPVHDFDQEARFLTFITRKGMVKRTELAEYQAQRRSKPLSALRLKKEDVCLKVFLTGGKTDILVATRAGYGLRFAAEEAGSVGLRATGVKAIQLKPDDEVVGAIAVDTDRSPDLFIATDRGSVKKMRIEQQLEQSTRARRGLVMLRELKTKPHRIAGIEQVTDQDIIWLSTDKGKVVSVKSSDIRESDRYNNGSFIFDQDEDGTVTEIWKDLAARQEDQD from the coding sequence ATGCCGGAACGGGAAAAACTGCTTGATCTGCCGCTTGAAGAGATCATCGGCGATCGATTCGGTATATACAGCAAATATATTATTCAGGAACGGGCCCTTCCGGATGTGCGCGACGGTTTAAAACCTGTTCAGAGACGTATTTTATATGCTATGTTCCGTGAAGGTAACACCAGTGACAAACCCTTCCGTAAATCGGCGAAAACAGTCGGTAATGTGATCGGTAATTACCATCCGCACGGAGATTCTTCAGTTTACGAAGCCATGGTACGGATGAGTCAGGACTGGAAAGTCAGGATGCCGCTCATTGAGATGCATGGAAATAACGGAAGCGTTGACGGTGACCCTCCAGCAGCCATGCGTTATACTGAAGCACGCCTGTCAAAAATTTCAGCTGAACTGACTCGTGATCTTGATGCTAAGACTGTAGACTTTGTTCCAAACTTTGATGATTCACTCGAAGAGCCTATCGTTTTTCCAGCCAAATTTCCTAACCTGCTTGTCAACGGATCGACAGGTATTTCGGCAGGTTATGCGACGGAAATCCCGCCACATGCACTGGATGAAATTATTGATGCAACAATTATGCTGATGGAAAAACCATCCAGCACTGTCGAGGATCTGATGACGGTGGTGAAAGGACCAGATTTTCCTTCAGGAGGTATTGTACAGGGGATCGACGGTATCAAAAAAGCGTACCGCACCGGAAAAGGGAAAATCATGATTCGTGCCCGCACCCGGATAGAGACCCTCCGTACGGGGAGAAAGCAGATTATCATCACCGAACTGCCCTATGAAGTCAACAAAGCGTTACTAATTAAAAGAATGGATGAGCTTCGTCTGGATCATAAAGTGGAAGGTGTCGCAGAAGTCCGTGATGAGACCGATCGAACCGGCATGCGGATGGTTATTGAGCTGAAGAAGGAAGCCGACGCCCAAGGTGTTCTGAATTACTATTATAAAAACACGGATCTGCAGATCTCATATAATTTCAATATGGTGGCCATCGATCACAAGACCCCGCGTCTGCTTGGCCTCAAGGAAATTCTTGAAGCTTATATCGAACATCAAAAAGAAGTGATCACCAGACGAAGTCAGTATGAACTTCAGAAGAGCAGAAACCGCCAGCATATTGTTCAGGGGCTGATCAAGGCGGTTTCCATCCTCGACGAAGTGATTCGTGTGATCCGGGCGTCAAAGGACAAGAAAAACGCCAAAGAAAATCTGATTGAATCATTCGGATTTACGGAGCCTCAGTCAGAGGCCATCGTCAATCTGCAGCTCTACCGGCTGACCAACACAGATGTTCTGACACTCAGAAAAGAAGAAGAGGAACTGATGCGGACCATTAAGCGCCTGGAAGGGATCCTTTCATCAGAGAAGAAACTGATTGGTGTTATTCGCAGAGAATTAACAGAAATCAGGAAAAAATATTCGGATCACAGGCGAACCACTATTGAGGATAAAATTGAAGAAATTAAAATTGATCTGGAAGTCATGGTGGCATCAGAAGATGTGATGGTCTCATTAACCAAACATGGCTACATAAAGCGTTCAAGCCTCAGGTCGTACAACGCGAGCAGTGGCGATGATGTTGCAATGAAAGAAACAGATCATGTTTTATTTCAGCAGCGAATGAATACAACCGATACCTTACTGGTTTTCACTGATAAGGGGAGGTATTTGTATCTACCCGTTCATGAGATTCAGGATAAACGGTGGAAGGATCTGGGGCAGCACGTAGCCAGTCTTGTTCCGATTGATCCTGATGAAGAACTCATTGGCGCTGTCCCCGTTCATGATTTCGATCAGGAAGCACGTTTCCTCACCTTTATTACCCGGAAGGGCATGGTGAAAAGAACAGAACTTGCTGAATATCAGGCGCAGCGTCGATCCAAACCATTAAGTGCGCTCCGTTTAAAAAAGGAAGATGTCTGTCTGAAGGTCTTTCTCACAGGGGGAAAGACGGATATTCTGGTGGCGACCCGGGCCGGATACGGTCTCCGTTTCGCAGCAGAAGAGGCTGGATCAGTTGGTTTAAGAGCAACTGGTGTGAAAGCGATACAGCTGAAACCAGATGATGAGGTTGTTGGAGCAATCGCTGTGGATACCGATCGTTCACCGGATCTTTTCATCGCAACAGACAGAGGATCAGTGAAAAAAATGCGGATTGAACAGCAACTTGAACAAAGCACCCGTGCCAGACGTGGTCTTGTGATGCTTCGTGAGCTGAAGACAAAGCCGCATCGGATTGCCGGTATTGAGCAGGTCACAGACCAGGATATCATCTGGCTGTCTACAGATAAGGGAAAGGTCGTCTCTGTAAAGTCATCAGATATTCGTGAATCGGATCGGTACAATAATGGTTCCTTTATATTTGATCAGGATGAAGATGGGACAGTTACCGAAATCTGGAAGGATCTTGCAGCCCGGCAGGAGGACCAGGATTAA
- a CDS encoding carboxypeptidase M32, giving the protein MTVEETVNSYRQYVKKIMDFNEAIALAEWDMRTGAPVKGISQRSEVVGTLSDEVFKRSISDEMKTYLDVLTDSSVQDKLDRVTRRMVEESRKTFNRFEHIPAEEYKAYVILQSEAQSVWQEAKAKSDFRQLQPYLEKIVDFKRKFIEYQGVKENKYNTLLDLYEPGLTTEIVDGVFKRLREGIVPIVQSVCASKDQPETGFLHNHLPADKLKAFCLHLLKENGYDFNAGRLDETEHPFEITLNPGDVRVTTNYQEDDFMSTVLGTIHEGGHALYEQHISRELVGTSLCEGTSMGIHESQSLFFENFIGRSKAYWALHFSELKKFASGQFDSVSLDDFYRAINVSHPSLIRTLADELTYPLHIMVRYDIEKELFNGNLEVSELPGVWNDKMKEYLGIMPDNDREGVLQDIHWPGGDFGYFPSYALGYVYAAQFKHAILKEHPDFDTLVSEGHLSVITKWLTMHIHRFGSLKKPFEILHDATGEGPNPEYLISYLSDKYSRIYNF; this is encoded by the coding sequence ATGACCGTTGAAGAGACTGTCAACTCCTATAGACAGTATGTAAAAAAGATTATGGATTTCAACGAAGCGATTGCCCTTGCAGAGTGGGATATGCGAACGGGCGCGCCGGTAAAAGGAATTTCTCAGCGATCAGAGGTTGTCGGGACATTATCTGATGAAGTATTCAAACGATCGATCTCAGACGAAATGAAAACGTATCTTGATGTACTGACAGATTCATCTGTTCAGGACAAACTGGACAGGGTAACCCGGCGGATGGTGGAAGAATCCAGGAAGACCTTTAACCGATTTGAACATATTCCGGCGGAGGAATACAAGGCTTATGTCATTTTGCAGTCGGAAGCACAAAGCGTCTGGCAGGAAGCTAAGGCTAAAAGTGACTTCAGACAGCTCCAGCCTTATCTGGAAAAAATCGTTGATTTTAAGAGAAAGTTCATTGAATATCAGGGCGTAAAAGAAAATAAATATAATACCTTGCTTGATTTATATGAACCGGGACTGACAACGGAAATTGTTGATGGGGTATTCAAAAGACTGCGCGAGGGGATTGTTCCCATTGTGCAGTCCGTCTGTGCGTCAAAGGATCAGCCGGAAACAGGTTTCCTTCATAATCACCTCCCTGCCGATAAATTAAAGGCATTCTGTCTTCATCTTCTGAAGGAAAATGGTTATGATTTCAATGCCGGGCGACTTGATGAGACGGAGCACCCGTTTGAAATTACGCTGAATCCCGGTGATGTTCGTGTAACGACGAATTATCAGGAAGATGACTTTATGTCGACCGTACTGGGTACCATTCATGAGGGGGGACATGCACTGTATGAGCAGCACATTTCTCGTGAACTGGTCGGTACATCACTGTGCGAAGGGACTTCAATGGGAATTCATGAATCACAGTCCCTTTTTTTTGAGAATTTTATCGGGCGAAGCAAAGCTTACTGGGCGCTGCATTTCAGTGAACTGAAGAAGTTCGCCTCCGGTCAGTTTGACTCAGTATCGCTTGACGACTTTTACAGAGCGATTAATGTATCCCATCCCTCGCTGATTCGTACACTTGCAGATGAACTGACTTATCCGCTCCACATTATGGTGCGTTATGATATTGAAAAGGAGCTTTTTAACGGGAATCTGGAAGTCAGTGAACTCCCGGGTGTCTGGAATGACAAAATGAAGGAATATCTGGGCATAATGCCGGATAATGATCGGGAAGGCGTCCTTCAGGATATTCACTGGCCAGGCGGAGATTTTGGCTATTTTCCTTCTTATGCACTGGGTTATGTTTATGCGGCTCAGTTTAAGCATGCGATCCTTAAGGAACATCCGGACTTTGATACCCTTGTTTCTGAAGGACATCTTTCGGTCATCACAAAGTGGCTTACGATGCATATCCATAGATTTGGCAGCTTGAAAAAGCCGTTTGAAATACTGCATGATGCGACAGGTGAAGGACCCAATCCAGAATATCTGATTTCTTACCTGAGTGATAAGTACAGCAGAATATACAATTTTTAA
- the parE gene encoding DNA topoisomerase IV subunit B, with the protein MAGNASAYNDDTIQILEGLDAVRKRPGMYIGSTDAKGLHHLVYEIVDNGIDEALAGYGNKILVRIHKDGSLSVRDFGRGMPTGMHKTGKPTVEVIFTVLHAGGKFGQNGGYKTSGGLHGVGSSVVNALSEWLEVTVWRDGSIFRQRFEKGGHPVTTLERIGTTGETGSLVHFKPDSSIFSTTSFNFDVLSERLRESAFLQKGMTIVLTDERSDKEEVYKYDEGIKEFVAYLNEDKDVLHPVVAFEGKAGEMEVDVAFQYNDGYSENLISFVNNVRTKDGGTHESGFRTALTRVFNDYARKKGFLKEKDKNLDGSDIREGFMGIVSVRIPEYLLQFEGQTKEKLGTAEARSAVDTVVSEQLSYFLEENPQISDKLIRKAARARKARVAARKAREDARNGKKSRRRETVLSGKLTPAASKNADRNELYLVEGDSAGGSAKQGRDRKFQAVLPLRGKVINTQKARLEDILKNEEINTIIYTVGAGVGADFSLKDSNYDKIVIMTDADNDGAHIQVLLLTFFYRYMRPLIDAGKVFIALPPLYKVSRGTGKKEVVEYAWDDKDLKDAIKRVGKGYTIQRYKGLGEMNPDQLWETTMNPASRTLIRVKIDDQAYAERRVTTLMGDKVEPRRKWIESHVAFGLDEETNILENENLTVVKGDDQ; encoded by the coding sequence TTGGCTGGAAACGCATCGGCATATAATGACGACACGATTCAAATCCTTGAAGGCCTGGATGCTGTCAGAAAACGTCCGGGAATGTATATTGGTTCGACGGATGCAAAGGGCCTGCACCATCTGGTCTATGAAATAGTGGATAACGGTATCGATGAAGCGCTCGCCGGGTATGGCAACAAGATTCTGGTACGCATCCATAAGGATGGGAGTCTAAGTGTCCGTGATTTTGGCAGAGGCATGCCGACAGGAATGCACAAAACCGGGAAACCCACTGTTGAAGTCATCTTCACGGTGCTGCATGCGGGAGGAAAATTTGGTCAAAACGGCGGATATAAGACGAGTGGCGGTCTTCATGGCGTGGGCTCTTCAGTCGTTAATGCACTCTCGGAATGGCTGGAGGTGACCGTCTGGCGTGATGGCTCCATTTTCAGACAGCGTTTTGAGAAGGGGGGGCATCCGGTCACCACTTTAGAGAGAATCGGAACCACCGGGGAGACGGGTTCTCTCGTTCATTTTAAACCGGACAGCTCCATTTTCAGCACAACGTCTTTTAATTTTGATGTGCTGAGCGAACGTCTGAGAGAATCTGCTTTTCTTCAAAAGGGCATGACCATCGTTCTTACCGACGAACGTTCCGATAAAGAGGAAGTATACAAGTATGACGAAGGAATTAAAGAATTCGTTGCCTATCTGAACGAGGATAAGGATGTTCTTCATCCGGTCGTTGCTTTTGAAGGTAAAGCCGGCGAAATGGAAGTGGATGTCGCTTTTCAATATAATGACGGCTATTCGGAAAATCTGATTTCATTTGTCAATAATGTGCGCACCAAAGATGGCGGAACACATGAGTCGGGGTTCCGTACAGCGCTGACACGTGTCTTTAATGACTATGCACGAAAAAAAGGTTTCCTTAAGGAAAAGGATAAAAATCTTGACGGCAGTGATATTCGTGAAGGATTTATGGGCATTGTTTCTGTACGGATCCCTGAGTATCTGCTGCAGTTTGAAGGACAGACCAAGGAAAAACTGGGCACTGCCGAGGCACGTTCGGCCGTTGACACCGTTGTCTCGGAACAACTTTCCTATTTTCTCGAAGAAAACCCACAGATTAGTGACAAGCTGATACGCAAAGCCGCGCGTGCACGTAAGGCAAGAGTTGCGGCGAGAAAAGCCCGTGAGGATGCTCGAAACGGAAAGAAGTCGCGTCGCAGGGAAACTGTTCTGAGCGGGAAGCTGACTCCTGCCGCTTCAAAAAATGCGGATCGCAATGAATTATATCTGGTCGAAGGGGATTCTGCCGGTGGCTCGGCAAAACAGGGGCGTGACCGTAAATTTCAGGCGGTGCTTCCTCTGCGCGGGAAAGTCATTAATACCCAAAAAGCGCGCCTCGAAGATATCCTGAAAAATGAGGAAATTAATACAATCATTTATACCGTCGGTGCAGGTGTTGGTGCAGATTTTTCATTGAAAGACAGTAATTATGACAAAATTGTTATTATGACGGATGCAGATAATGATGGAGCACATATTCAGGTTCTGCTGCTGACTTTCTTTTATCGTTACATGCGGCCGCTTATTGATGCCGGAAAGGTGTTTATCGCGCTTCCCCCGCTATATAAAGTCAGCAGGGGCACCGGTAAAAAAGAAGTGGTCGAATATGCCTGGGATGATAAAGATCTTAAGGATGCGATAAAACGGGTCGGTAAGGGCTACACCATTCAGCGCTACAAAGGTCTTGGTGAAATGAATCCCGATCAGCTCTGGGAAACGACCATGAATCCGGCTTCCCGTACGCTGATTCGAGTGAAAATTGATGATCAGGCCTATGCAGAAAGACGTGTCACCACCCTGATGGGAGATAAGGTCGAACCCAGGCGGAAATGGATCGAATCACATGTGGCTTTTGGTCTGGATGAGGAGACGAATATTCTTGAGAATGAGAACCTGACAGTTGTGAAAGGTGATGATCAATGA